From the genome of Pieris rapae chromosome 5, ilPieRapa1.1, whole genome shotgun sequence, one region includes:
- the LOC111000396 gene encoding putative vitellogenin receptor isoform X2, with protein sequence MQMVLLIFFLCVLATSSAQFIDEFQDFNIECQGEGVFECRSGDCILQEQFCDGRYDCKDGSDENFCVNQNPDEKHCNETHQYLCGDGHKCIPNSRVCNSSPDCDDGSDEMNCSVIVISPNATCKGFSCDSNRCISKFWMCDGDYDCTDKTDEDIVTTCRHVLRPHKVNTGRDCYSDAFPFREKEYKCSDKSFCLPKDSMCDGIMDCKDGSDEGEFCQTWHTMCSNFSCNGSNCSPDRSGPYCDCGSPHFKYNYTTKTCESANNCLDDIPWCSHYCHPSGDVFKCTCDEGYITDIASYLCYATGTEAMLLFSTRNDIRYIKLKSKEHRVLASGIKQGHGVSSDGTFIYWVEIAAGHQAIIRAQIENVAETKQVLVALGLEDPGDIAVDWLGGNFYFTDVRRGIIGVCKTDGSICTVLKAQTKKPRFVTLDPRKGEMYWADWQDKAVIMRSRMDGTKPEILVDKMGKFGPTGMALDSPNDRLYFVDGVIKIVKLFDLKVYSLFEEPYHDPYTIVVFENTVFWSDWTSATIHSTDKLHSTVRKNLLMKLQEPVFDMHLYHPVLMPDKVNPCRHSGCSHICVPTSNVTFTCLCPEGMELFGKICKTIPDYHPQYLIVGGGSLFTRIQYDVLGNPETHATHFNIERVQAMAYDNFRGTLYVYDGHRKSINYIDLKDFSLGFTRLFVYNSLENVVDMGYDYVSDALYILDAGRGMIDVISLRTKERTLVYRFPSQEIPISFCILPDYGRLVVAVFDSEVKNGINIDSMGLDGDDRKHIMTNMIYGPNIRLQYSSELDVVYLADEAGVIDHFHPEGTGRERFREFTSTLESFAVTDTHVFWTDRETKRLYWADVHRAGYVIRRMELSLFANNTLLHLQATYAPYSLNNTLLSHVCHQNKTPCSHICVQVSHPLPQDLEMGFKCLCPVGLVQINNTCEEIALCKHNEHYCHRSNKCFASSKKCDGHKDCQFGEDEENCSSTTTNNPLCRYDQKMCFGKCIGKNDVCEEKKEKVPPICSKTQSMCDDSSMCIESSMLCDGYSDCPDGSDELPSVCDTLICKESEFRCSTGYCVPATWRCDRALDCIDGSDEINCTAFNQTCPEGFHQCSDGSCIELEKRCDGNYDCFDASDEDKCDLPEVAVTDVNRPCRQWEFSCKRNNATICLPHTARCNGKVDCAGGLDEAGCDFFCAPRGKYSCKQELVCVAKSQLCNGINDCTDGSDETADACLKVNKTMPIKKIELPSHDCGKLYKCKSGECLDWKRVCNNKADCKDGTDENGNCTAHCENCPSICRHTPVGPICVCALGFSKVGDTCVDDDECRLDHCSHNCINTPGSFVCTCHPGYELRYDRRSCKSLNGDATLLYIQNNSIWLLISHHHFLEHSYGDKNITDFDFDKGLNKLYVAVPETGEIIEVNKNLTKPSTTAIGNIGRPTEIAVDWTTGNIYFVDEKPSGSLIRVCNFARKACARLHNIPFKVSSLTVDSMNSIMFYCINQGTSSLVQSASLAGKAVKNVTSVNNCTGLAMDGHLKIIYILDNPGKLWKSDFQGHKTLVYNNEGAMNFARSPTLFEDHIYFLNNSQVVRCFLFGHKTCQIFANINASSFTIRRENTHTDVCEKEECSGVCVLDNGPACVCADGSLSDGVCPSLNRDETPLINGERQSEKESKWYYLMYVLLATVVTTSLGLFNYKIFKCSRTRPDSYVRVTFRNQSDPVAEVVSSVVEVPTAGGVNREYVNPLQFVRNAWSTTFHRGTSAVTEAQVMETQLCISDTESDIDMNEHKALLRIR encoded by the exons atgca aaTGGTCCTCCTTATTTTCTTCCTCTGCGTTTTGGCTACTTCATCTGCTCAATTTATAGATGAGTTTCAAGATTTTAACATAGAATGTCAGGGTGAGGGTGTTTTTGAGTGCAGAAGTGGTGATTGTATACTTCAGGAGCAGTTTTGCGATGGTCGTTACGACTGTAAGGATGGCAGTGATGAGAACTTTTGTG taaACCAAAACCCTGACGAGAAGCACTGCAATGAAACACACCAATATCTTTGTGGTGATGGCCACAAATGTATCCCCAACTCTCGGGTCTGCAATTCCAGTCCAGATTGTGATGATGGCAGCGATGAAATGAACTGTAGTGTTATTGTCATATCTCCTAAT GCAACATGTAAGGGGTTCTCCTGTGACTCCAACCGCTGCATATCAAAGTTTTGGATGTGCGATGGCGACTACGACTGCACTGATAAAACCGATGAAGATATAGTTACGACATGTC GCCACGTGTTGCGTCCTCATAAAGTAAACACAGGACGCGATTGCTATTCCGATGCTTTCCCATTTCGAGAAAAAGAATATAAGTGCTCGGACAAATCTTTCTGTCTGCCCAAAGACAGCATGTGTGACGGTATTATGGATTGTAAAGATGGTTCTGACGAAGGGGAATTCTGTCAGACTT gGCATACGATGTGTTCCAATTTCTCATGCAACGGCTCCAACTGCTCTCCCGATCGTTCTGGTCCGTACTGCGACTGCGGGAGTcctcattttaaatataactacaCGACAAAAACCTGTGAAAGTGCGAACAACTGTTTGGATGACATTCCGTGGTGCTCACATTACTGTCACCCAAGTGGTGATGTGTTTAAATGTACGTGTGACGAGGGATACATCACGGACATCGCCAGTTACCTTTGCTACGCCACCG gCACTGAAGCTATGCTATTATTTAGCACACGCAATGATATTCGATACATTAAGCTTAAATCTAAAGAACACCGGGTGTTGGCGTCGGGAATTAAACAG GGTCACGGAGTTTCATCGGACGGTACGTTCATTTACTGGGTGGAGATAGCGGCGGGTCATCAAGCTATCATCAGAGCACAAATTGAGAATGTTGCTGAAACGAAACAG GTGCTGGTAGCGTTAGGTCTAGAGGACCCAGGCGATATAGCGGTAGATTGGCTGGgaggaaatttttatttcacggACGTACGACGTGGCATCATCGGCGTTTGTAAAACCGATGGTTCTATCTGCACCGTTCTAAAAGCCCAAACGAAGAAACCTCGATTTGTCACCCTGGATCCTAGAAAGGG AGAAATGTACTGGGCCGATTGGCAAGACAAGGCGGTGATAATGAGGTCACGCATGGATGGAACAAAGCCGGAAATCCTAGTGGACAAAATGGGAAAATTCGGACCCACCGGAATGGCTTTGGACAGCCCTAACGATAGATTATATTTCGTCGATGGTGTTATTAAAATCGTAAAGCTGTTCGATCTTAAAGTATAC TCTCTCTTCGAAGAGCCATACCACGATCCGTACACCATAGTTGTGTTTGAGAATACTGTGTTCTGGAGCGACTGGACCTCGGCAACCATACACAGCACTGATAAACTGCACAGTACCGTCAGAAAAAACCTTCTCATGAAATTACAAGAACCCGTCTTTG ACATGCACTTATATCACCCCGTACTGATGCCAGACAAAGTAAACCCGTGTAGGCACAGTGGCTGCTCGCACATTTGCGTGCCGACATCGAATGTTACCTTCACTTGTTTATGCCCAGAGGGTATGGAACTCTTTGGAAAGATTTGCAAAA CCATTCCCGATTATCACCCGCAATACCTAATAGTGGGTGGCGGCTCTTTATTTACTCGCATTCAATATGATGTATTGGGAAACCCGGAGACACATGCGACTCATTTTAACATTGAACGCGTACAAGCTATGGCTTATGATAACTTTAGAG GTACCCTCTACGTGTATGATGGTCATAGGAAATCGATCAATTATATCGACCTGAAGGACTTTTCGCTAGGATTCACTCGCCTGTTCGTCTACAATTCTTTAGAAAACGTTGTAGATATGGGATatg attacgTTTCGGATGCCTTGTACATATTGGACGCTGGTCGCGGTATGATAGACGTCATCTCTCTCAGAACTAAAGAGAGAACTTTGGTGTATCGTTTCCCCAGTCAGGAAATACCTATTAGCTTTTGCATTTTACCGGATTACGG ACGTTTAGTAGTGGCTGTGTTCGACAGTGAAGTGAAAAATGGGATAAATATCGATAGTATGGGATTAGACGGAGATGATAGGAAACATATTATGACAAACATGATATACG GTCCAAATATACGTCTGCAGTATTCATCGGAGTTGGATGTCGTGTACTTAGCAGATGAAGCCGGTGTTATCGATCATTTTCACCCAGaag GTACGGGAAGGGAACGATTTCGGGAATTCACATCTACCCTCGAAAGTTTTGCCGTTACGGACACTCACGTATTTTGGACAGACAGAGAAACAAAACGTTTGTACTGGGCAGATGTTCACAGGGCGGGCTATGTAATACGACGGATGGAATTAT CATTGTTTGCCAACAACACTTTGCTCCACCTACAAGCTACGTATGCCCCTTATTCCCTCAACAATACCCTACTAAGCCATGTCTGCCATCAAAACAAGACCCCGTGCTCCCATATTTGTGTCCAAGTCTCCCACCCCTTGCCCCAGGACCTCGAAATGGGATTTAAGTGCCTCTGCCCCGTGGGGCTGGTGCAGATTAACAACACCTGCGAAGAAATAGCGCTTTGTAAGCATAACGAACATTATTGTCACAGAAGCAATAAATGTTTCGCATCGAGTAAGAAATGTGATGGTCACAAAGACTGCCAGTTTGGCGAGGATGAAGAAAATTGCTCga GTACCACTACAAACAATCCACTATGTCGATACGACCAGAAAATGTGTTTTGGTAAATGCATTGGCAAAAATGATGTTTGCgaggaaaagaaagaaaaag TCCCCCCTATCTGTAGTAAAACACAAAGTATGTGTGATGATTCATCAATGTGCATTGAATCAAGCATGCTATGCGACGGCTATAGCGACTGCCCCGATGGTAGCGACGAACTTCCATCCGTTTGCGACACTTTGATATGTAAAGAATCCGAGTTTCG ATGTTCTACTGGCTACTGCGTTCCAGCAACTTGGCGATGCGACAGAGCCTTGGACTGCATCGATGGTTCTGATGAAATTAATTGta CAGCCTTTAACCAGACCTGCCCTGAAGGTTTCCATCAATGTAGCGACGGAAGTTGTATAGAGTTGGAGAAGCGATGCGACGGGAACTACGACTGCTTCGACGCATCCGATGAAGACAAATGCGATCTGCCTGAAGTTGCCGTTACG GATGTCAACCGTCCTTGTCGTCAATGGGAATTTAGTTGTAAGCGAAACAACGCAACCATTTGTTTGCCTCATACTGCTCG GTGTAACGGCAAAGTGGATTGCGCTGGAGGCCTTGACGAAGCAGGGTGCGACTTCTTTTGTGCCCCGAGAGGGAAGTATTCATGCAAACAGGAGTTAGTGTGCGTCGCGAAGAGTCAGTTGTGCAATGGCATAAATGATTGTACTGACGGATCCGACGAGACCGCCGACGCTTGTTTGAAAG TGAACAAAACAATgccgataaaaaaaattgagttaCCTTCCCATGATTGCGGCAAGTTATACAAGTGCAAGAGCGGAGAGTGCCTGGACTGGAAAAGAGTCTGCAACAACAAGGCGGACTGTAAGGACGGCACCGATGAGAATGGAAACTGCA CGGCCCACTGCGAGAATTGTCCAAGTATCTGCCGGCATACGCCAGTGGGCCCTATCTGCGTCTGTGCACTCGGCTTCTCCAAGGTCGGAGACACCTGTGTCGATGATGACGAGTGCAGGCTCGACCACTGTTCgcataattgtattaatacgCCTGGCTCCTTCGTCTGCACTTGTCATCCTGGGTACGAGCTGAG ATACGATCGTCGCTCATGCAAATCCTTGAATGGCGATGCGACTTTACTATACATTCAAAACAACTCAATTTGGCTGCTCATTTCGCACCATCACTTCCTGGAACACTCCTACGGGGACAAGAATATCACTGACTTTGATTTCGATAAGGG GCTGAATAAATTATACGTAGCCGTGCCTGAAACGGGAGAAATAATCGaagttaataaaaaccttacaAAACCTTCGACCACTGCCATCGGGAATATCGGCAGACCTACAGag atcgCAGTGGATTGGACTACCGGAAACATTTACTTTGTGGACGAGAAGCCAAGTGGAAGTCTCATAAGAGTTTGTAATTTTGCGAGAAAAGCTTGTGCCAGGCTCCATAACATACCGTTtaag GTGTCTTCGCTGACAGTAGACTCCATGAACTCTATTATGTTCTACTGTATAAACCAGGGTACCAGTAGTCTAGTCCAATCGGCATCTCTGGCCGGCAAGGCTGTCAAAAACGTGACGTCGGTTAACAACTGTACAGGGTTGGCCATGGATggccatttaaaaattatatatattttagacaaCCCTGGTAAATTATGGAAGAGTGACTTTCAAGGACAtaa GACCCTCGTATACAACAACGAAGGAGCCATGAACTTCGCCCGCAGCCCTACGCTATTCGAAGACCACATTTATTTCCTCAATAACAGCCAAGTGGTCCGTTGTTTCCTTTTCGGTCATAAGACGTGTCAGATATTTGCGAATATAAACGCCTCCAGCTTCACGATTCGCCGAGAGAACACTCACACAGATGTGTGTGAGAAAGAAGAATGTTCCGGTGTGTGTGTCCTTGACAACGGCCCTGCCTGTGTGTGCGCCGATGGCTCACTATCGGACGGGGTGTGTCCTAGTTTGAATCGGGATGAG ACACCATTAATAAACGGTGAACGGCAATCGGAAAAAGAATCGAAGTGGTATTATTTGATGTACGTGCTGCTGGCGACTGTGGTGACAACGTCTTTGGGATTGTTTAATTACAAGATTTTCAAGTGTAGCAGAACTCGCCCTGATAGTTACGTGCG AGTTACATTTCGGAACCAATCGGATCCAGTAGCCGAAGTCGTGAGTTCTGTCGTCGAAGTTCCTACAGCtgg AGGCGTTAACCGTGAGTATGTGAACCCGTTACAATTTGTTAGAAATGCATGGAGTACTACATTCCATAGAGGTACATCTGCT GTGACTGAGGCCCAAGTGATGGAGACACAACTGTGTATTTCTGACACCGAGTCAGATATTGATATGAATGAACATAAGGCTTTACTACGCATAAGATAA
- the LOC111000396 gene encoding putative vitellogenin receptor isoform X3, with protein MQMVLLIFFLCVLATSSAQFIDEFQDFNIECQGEGVFECRSGDCILQEQFCDGRYDCKDGSDENFCVNQNPDEKHCNETHQYLCGDGHKCIPNSRVCNSSPDCDDGSDEMNCSVIVISPNATCKGFSCDSNRCISKFWMCDGDYDCTDKTDEDIVTTCRHVLRPHKVNTGRDCYSDAFPFREKEYKCSDKSFCLPKDSMCDGIMDCKDGSDEGEFCQTWHTMCSNFSCNGSNCSPDRSGPYCDCGSPHFKYNYTTKTCESANNCLDDIPWCSHYCHPSGDVFKCTCDEGYITDIASYLCYATGTEAMLLFSTRNDIRYIKLKSKEHRVLASGIKQGHGVSSDGTFIYWVEIAAGHQAIIRAQIENVAETKQVLVALGLEDPGDIAVDWLGGNFYFTDVRRGIIGVCKTDGSICTVLKAQTKKPRFVTLDPRKGEMYWADWQDKAVIMRSRMDGTKPEILVDKMGKFGPTGMALDSPNDRLYFVDGVIKIVKLFDLKVYSLFEEPYHDPYTIVVFENTVFWSDWTSATIHSTDKLHSTVRKNLLMKLQEPVFDMHLYHPVLMPDKVNPCRHSGCSHICVPTSNVTFTCLCPEGMELFGKICKTIPDYHPQYLIVGGGSLFTRIQYDVLGNPETHATHFNIERVQAMAYDNFRGTLYVYDGHRKSINYIDLKDFSLGFTRLFVYNSLENVVDMGYDYVSDALYILDAGRGMIDVISLRTKERTLVYRFPSQEIPISFCILPDYGRLVVAVFDSEVKNGINIDSMGLDGDDRKHIMTNMIYGPNIRLQYSSELDVVYLADEAGVIDHFHPEGTGRERFREFTSTLESFAVTDTHVFWTDRETKRLYWADVHRAGYVIRRMELSLFANNTLLHLQATYAPYSLNNTLLSHVCHQNKTPCSHICVQVSHPLPQDLEMGFKCLCPVGLVQINNTCEEIALCKHNEHYCHRSNKCFASSKKCDGHKDCQFGEDEENCSSSTTTNNPLCRYDQKMCFGKCIGKNDVCEEKKEKVPPICSKTQSMCDDSSMCIESSMLCDGYSDCPDGSDELPSVCDTLICKESEFRCSTGYCVPATWRCDRALDCIDGSDEINCTFNQTCPEGFHQCSDGSCIELEKRCDGNYDCFDASDEDKCDLPEVAVTDVNRPCRQWEFSCKRNNATICLPHTARCNGKVDCAGGLDEAGCDFFCAPRGKYSCKQELVCVAKSQLCNGINDCTDGSDETADACLKVNKTMPIKKIELPSHDCGKLYKCKSGECLDWKRVCNNKADCKDGTDENGNCTAHCENCPSICRHTPVGPICVCALGFSKVGDTCVDDDECRLDHCSHNCINTPGSFVCTCHPGYELRYDRRSCKSLNGDATLLYIQNNSIWLLISHHHFLEHSYGDKNITDFDFDKGLNKLYVAVPETGEIIEVNKNLTKPSTTAIGNIGRPTEIAVDWTTGNIYFVDEKPSGSLIRVCNFARKACARLHNIPFKVSSLTVDSMNSIMFYCINQGTSSLVQSASLAGKAVKNVTSVNNCTGLAMDGHLKIIYILDNPGKLWKSDFQGHKTLVYNNEGAMNFARSPTLFEDHIYFLNNSQVVRCFLFGHKTCQIFANINASSFTIRRENTHTDVCEKEECSGVCVLDNGPACVCADGSLSDGVCPSLNRDETPLINGERQSEKESKWYYLMYVLLATVVTTSLGLFNYKIFKCSRTRPDSYVRVTFRNQSDPVAEVVSSVVEVPTAGGVNREYVNPLQFVRNAWSTTFHRGTSAVTEAQVMETQLCISDTESDIDMNEHKALLRIR; from the exons atgca aaTGGTCCTCCTTATTTTCTTCCTCTGCGTTTTGGCTACTTCATCTGCTCAATTTATAGATGAGTTTCAAGATTTTAACATAGAATGTCAGGGTGAGGGTGTTTTTGAGTGCAGAAGTGGTGATTGTATACTTCAGGAGCAGTTTTGCGATGGTCGTTACGACTGTAAGGATGGCAGTGATGAGAACTTTTGTG taaACCAAAACCCTGACGAGAAGCACTGCAATGAAACACACCAATATCTTTGTGGTGATGGCCACAAATGTATCCCCAACTCTCGGGTCTGCAATTCCAGTCCAGATTGTGATGATGGCAGCGATGAAATGAACTGTAGTGTTATTGTCATATCTCCTAAT GCAACATGTAAGGGGTTCTCCTGTGACTCCAACCGCTGCATATCAAAGTTTTGGATGTGCGATGGCGACTACGACTGCACTGATAAAACCGATGAAGATATAGTTACGACATGTC GCCACGTGTTGCGTCCTCATAAAGTAAACACAGGACGCGATTGCTATTCCGATGCTTTCCCATTTCGAGAAAAAGAATATAAGTGCTCGGACAAATCTTTCTGTCTGCCCAAAGACAGCATGTGTGACGGTATTATGGATTGTAAAGATGGTTCTGACGAAGGGGAATTCTGTCAGACTT gGCATACGATGTGTTCCAATTTCTCATGCAACGGCTCCAACTGCTCTCCCGATCGTTCTGGTCCGTACTGCGACTGCGGGAGTcctcattttaaatataactacaCGACAAAAACCTGTGAAAGTGCGAACAACTGTTTGGATGACATTCCGTGGTGCTCACATTACTGTCACCCAAGTGGTGATGTGTTTAAATGTACGTGTGACGAGGGATACATCACGGACATCGCCAGTTACCTTTGCTACGCCACCG gCACTGAAGCTATGCTATTATTTAGCACACGCAATGATATTCGATACATTAAGCTTAAATCTAAAGAACACCGGGTGTTGGCGTCGGGAATTAAACAG GGTCACGGAGTTTCATCGGACGGTACGTTCATTTACTGGGTGGAGATAGCGGCGGGTCATCAAGCTATCATCAGAGCACAAATTGAGAATGTTGCTGAAACGAAACAG GTGCTGGTAGCGTTAGGTCTAGAGGACCCAGGCGATATAGCGGTAGATTGGCTGGgaggaaatttttatttcacggACGTACGACGTGGCATCATCGGCGTTTGTAAAACCGATGGTTCTATCTGCACCGTTCTAAAAGCCCAAACGAAGAAACCTCGATTTGTCACCCTGGATCCTAGAAAGGG AGAAATGTACTGGGCCGATTGGCAAGACAAGGCGGTGATAATGAGGTCACGCATGGATGGAACAAAGCCGGAAATCCTAGTGGACAAAATGGGAAAATTCGGACCCACCGGAATGGCTTTGGACAGCCCTAACGATAGATTATATTTCGTCGATGGTGTTATTAAAATCGTAAAGCTGTTCGATCTTAAAGTATAC TCTCTCTTCGAAGAGCCATACCACGATCCGTACACCATAGTTGTGTTTGAGAATACTGTGTTCTGGAGCGACTGGACCTCGGCAACCATACACAGCACTGATAAACTGCACAGTACCGTCAGAAAAAACCTTCTCATGAAATTACAAGAACCCGTCTTTG ACATGCACTTATATCACCCCGTACTGATGCCAGACAAAGTAAACCCGTGTAGGCACAGTGGCTGCTCGCACATTTGCGTGCCGACATCGAATGTTACCTTCACTTGTTTATGCCCAGAGGGTATGGAACTCTTTGGAAAGATTTGCAAAA CCATTCCCGATTATCACCCGCAATACCTAATAGTGGGTGGCGGCTCTTTATTTACTCGCATTCAATATGATGTATTGGGAAACCCGGAGACACATGCGACTCATTTTAACATTGAACGCGTACAAGCTATGGCTTATGATAACTTTAGAG GTACCCTCTACGTGTATGATGGTCATAGGAAATCGATCAATTATATCGACCTGAAGGACTTTTCGCTAGGATTCACTCGCCTGTTCGTCTACAATTCTTTAGAAAACGTTGTAGATATGGGATatg attacgTTTCGGATGCCTTGTACATATTGGACGCTGGTCGCGGTATGATAGACGTCATCTCTCTCAGAACTAAAGAGAGAACTTTGGTGTATCGTTTCCCCAGTCAGGAAATACCTATTAGCTTTTGCATTTTACCGGATTACGG ACGTTTAGTAGTGGCTGTGTTCGACAGTGAAGTGAAAAATGGGATAAATATCGATAGTATGGGATTAGACGGAGATGATAGGAAACATATTATGACAAACATGATATACG GTCCAAATATACGTCTGCAGTATTCATCGGAGTTGGATGTCGTGTACTTAGCAGATGAAGCCGGTGTTATCGATCATTTTCACCCAGaag GTACGGGAAGGGAACGATTTCGGGAATTCACATCTACCCTCGAAAGTTTTGCCGTTACGGACACTCACGTATTTTGGACAGACAGAGAAACAAAACGTTTGTACTGGGCAGATGTTCACAGGGCGGGCTATGTAATACGACGGATGGAATTAT CATTGTTTGCCAACAACACTTTGCTCCACCTACAAGCTACGTATGCCCCTTATTCCCTCAACAATACCCTACTAAGCCATGTCTGCCATCAAAACAAGACCCCGTGCTCCCATATTTGTGTCCAAGTCTCCCACCCCTTGCCCCAGGACCTCGAAATGGGATTTAAGTGCCTCTGCCCCGTGGGGCTGGTGCAGATTAACAACACCTGCGAAGAAATAGCGCTTTGTAAGCATAACGAACATTATTGTCACAGAAGCAATAAATGTTTCGCATCGAGTAAGAAATGTGATGGTCACAAAGACTGCCAGTTTGGCGAGGATGAAGAAAATTGCTCgagta GTACCACTACAAACAATCCACTATGTCGATACGACCAGAAAATGTGTTTTGGTAAATGCATTGGCAAAAATGATGTTTGCgaggaaaagaaagaaaaag TCCCCCCTATCTGTAGTAAAACACAAAGTATGTGTGATGATTCATCAATGTGCATTGAATCAAGCATGCTATGCGACGGCTATAGCGACTGCCCCGATGGTAGCGACGAACTTCCATCCGTTTGCGACACTTTGATATGTAAAGAATCCGAGTTTCG ATGTTCTACTGGCTACTGCGTTCCAGCAACTTGGCGATGCGACAGAGCCTTGGACTGCATCGATGGTTCTGATGAAATTAATTGta CCTTTAACCAGACCTGCCCTGAAGGTTTCCATCAATGTAGCGACGGAAGTTGTATAGAGTTGGAGAAGCGATGCGACGGGAACTACGACTGCTTCGACGCATCCGATGAAGACAAATGCGATCTGCCTGAAGTTGCCGTTACG GATGTCAACCGTCCTTGTCGTCAATGGGAATTTAGTTGTAAGCGAAACAACGCAACCATTTGTTTGCCTCATACTGCTCG GTGTAACGGCAAAGTGGATTGCGCTGGAGGCCTTGACGAAGCAGGGTGCGACTTCTTTTGTGCCCCGAGAGGGAAGTATTCATGCAAACAGGAGTTAGTGTGCGTCGCGAAGAGTCAGTTGTGCAATGGCATAAATGATTGTACTGACGGATCCGACGAGACCGCCGACGCTTGTTTGAAAG TGAACAAAACAATgccgataaaaaaaattgagttaCCTTCCCATGATTGCGGCAAGTTATACAAGTGCAAGAGCGGAGAGTGCCTGGACTGGAAAAGAGTCTGCAACAACAAGGCGGACTGTAAGGACGGCACCGATGAGAATGGAAACTGCA CGGCCCACTGCGAGAATTGTCCAAGTATCTGCCGGCATACGCCAGTGGGCCCTATCTGCGTCTGTGCACTCGGCTTCTCCAAGGTCGGAGACACCTGTGTCGATGATGACGAGTGCAGGCTCGACCACTGTTCgcataattgtattaatacgCCTGGCTCCTTCGTCTGCACTTGTCATCCTGGGTACGAGCTGAG ATACGATCGTCGCTCATGCAAATCCTTGAATGGCGATGCGACTTTACTATACATTCAAAACAACTCAATTTGGCTGCTCATTTCGCACCATCACTTCCTGGAACACTCCTACGGGGACAAGAATATCACTGACTTTGATTTCGATAAGGG GCTGAATAAATTATACGTAGCCGTGCCTGAAACGGGAGAAATAATCGaagttaataaaaaccttacaAAACCTTCGACCACTGCCATCGGGAATATCGGCAGACCTACAGag atcgCAGTGGATTGGACTACCGGAAACATTTACTTTGTGGACGAGAAGCCAAGTGGAAGTCTCATAAGAGTTTGTAATTTTGCGAGAAAAGCTTGTGCCAGGCTCCATAACATACCGTTtaag GTGTCTTCGCTGACAGTAGACTCCATGAACTCTATTATGTTCTACTGTATAAACCAGGGTACCAGTAGTCTAGTCCAATCGGCATCTCTGGCCGGCAAGGCTGTCAAAAACGTGACGTCGGTTAACAACTGTACAGGGTTGGCCATGGATggccatttaaaaattatatatattttagacaaCCCTGGTAAATTATGGAAGAGTGACTTTCAAGGACAtaa GACCCTCGTATACAACAACGAAGGAGCCATGAACTTCGCCCGCAGCCCTACGCTATTCGAAGACCACATTTATTTCCTCAATAACAGCCAAGTGGTCCGTTGTTTCCTTTTCGGTCATAAGACGTGTCAGATATTTGCGAATATAAACGCCTCCAGCTTCACGATTCGCCGAGAGAACACTCACACAGATGTGTGTGAGAAAGAAGAATGTTCCGGTGTGTGTGTCCTTGACAACGGCCCTGCCTGTGTGTGCGCCGATGGCTCACTATCGGACGGGGTGTGTCCTAGTTTGAATCGGGATGAG ACACCATTAATAAACGGTGAACGGCAATCGGAAAAAGAATCGAAGTGGTATTATTTGATGTACGTGCTGCTGGCGACTGTGGTGACAACGTCTTTGGGATTGTTTAATTACAAGATTTTCAAGTGTAGCAGAACTCGCCCTGATAGTTACGTGCG AGTTACATTTCGGAACCAATCGGATCCAGTAGCCGAAGTCGTGAGTTCTGTCGTCGAAGTTCCTACAGCtgg AGGCGTTAACCGTGAGTATGTGAACCCGTTACAATTTGTTAGAAATGCATGGAGTACTACATTCCATAGAGGTACATCTGCT GTGACTGAGGCCCAAGTGATGGAGACACAACTGTGTATTTCTGACACCGAGTCAGATATTGATATGAATGAACATAAGGCTTTACTACGCATAAGATAA